A part of Drosophila bipectinata strain 14024-0381.07 chromosome 3L, DbipHiC1v2, whole genome shotgun sequence genomic DNA contains:
- the Ack gene encoding activated Cdc42 kinase Ack isoform X2, which yields MTSTVTGDGSPSSETAWLEDLLREVQLEQFLDRIRDDLQVTRLAHFDYVLPEDLERCGLGKPAIRRLMEAVRKKKAHQWRKNILSKLIGGGKQPSSKKQQSSAKDSSQGNGTQLTCLIHEKDITLGLKLGDGSFGVVRRGEWSASPAGKVIPVAVKVLKSDNLTQPGIIDDFFREVQAMHALDHSNLVRLYGVVLSQPMMMITELAERGSLLDTLRKQCRHTSLTIIWNWSVQIVTGMAYLEQKRFLHRDLACRNVLLAAGNKIKIGDFGLMRALPQEDDCYVMSEHKKVPFPWCAPESLRFRQFSHASDTWMFGVTLWEMFSFGEDPWVGLNGSQILRKIDREGERLHQPDACPPDVYAMMLQCWDKTPQERPTFAALKEYLASMSPPVMRASRGYHESKGLQIEPGDTVAIIDGRQELKLIKGQNQRTFDIGIFPRSLLEQRKVGAVHDAAMRNSMGNASSSSPFGFCWGGAAAMANGDARQSKGGPAFPQNHAKERKSTSSKQFAYNKLVNEAAAAGLQRRNAVKHKGALVGPQRPPPPQFQQEGLLIDISPSGGMMSGAGDSSSLQADSSFCILDAPIDVPTFDENERPRERCASPTYFNEQPHFELDMNNRAPTSPGRMQPPPYQMPPTYSNTMEFAQKRDLNQQLSTPVREMDPFDTSNVDTGVALYSNSNYQSLETAPPAQAAPIYSSPSVRKSLFGGSNANKENIPALESAAMQLNLSNQPVQPVEPSAAPSESVLLDKSFIAELEKDMYSNGQTRAQEEYQRNSTQMYSSKDMVYKQNLTPLKNGVPSNHSSPSSTVSPKQNNVEAAAAAGSTQSVVNRIWYEQVATSSEYYAQPPREQPEEQIYQNNQHVSMQPEANHSFVAISNRVVAPKNNTYASSGSLYDAVAASTAGSTYYGQVPNGSGAALYDEVTTDDYLRPHRPAPLAPPPLSAQQIQRRMEKMRLQQQQQLEGAHQLYAPVPSDFGREQEKLQQLMQELGSTAVEQDVRNALRAASGDVGLATRHYKIDQLARLGVAARPQCEQALQQSNWSLEVAAEMLLAG from the exons GCAACAGTCCTCGGCCAAGGACTCCAGTCAGGGCAACGGCACCCAGCTGACCTGCCTCATCCACGAGAAGGACATCACACTGGGCCTGAAGTTGGGCGACGGATCCTTCGGGGTGGTGCGTCGCGGCGAGTGGAGTGCCTCCCCGGCTGGCAAAGTGATCCCCGTGGCTGTCAAGGTGCTAAAGTCCGATAATCTCACCCAGCCCGGCATCATCGATGACTTCTTCCGCGAGGTGCAGGCCATGCACGCTCTGGACCACTCGAATCTCGTGAGGCTGTACGGCGTGGTGCTGTCCCAGCCCATGATGATGATCACGGAGCTGGCGGAGCGCGGATCCCTGCTGGACACACTCCGCAAGCAGTGCCGCCACACCTCGCTGACCATCATCTGGAACTGGTCGGTTCAGATCGTTACGGGCATGGCCTACCTGGAGCAGAAACGATTTCTGCACCGAGACCTCGCCTGCCGGAACGTTCTGCTGGCTGCTGGGAACAAGATCAAGATCGGAGACTTTGGACTAATGCGAGCCCTGCCTCAGGAGGACGACTGCTATGTGATGTCCGAGCACAAGAAGGTGCCCTTCCCCTGGTGTGCCCCGGAGTCGTTGCGATTTCGTCAGTTTTCGCACGCCTCCGACACCTGGATGTTTGGGGTGACGCTGTGGGAGATGTTCAGCTTTGGCGAGGATCCCTGGGTGGGTCTCAATGGCTCCCAGATCCTGCGAAAAATCGATCGCGAGGGCGAGCGACTCCATCAGCCAGATGCCTGTCCTCCGGATGTCTACGCCATGATGCTGCAGTGCTGGGATAAGACGCCACAAGAACGTCCTACCTTCGCTGCTCTCAA AGAATACCTTGCCAGCATGTCGCCTCCCGTGATGCGCGCCTCTCGCGGCTATCACGAATCCAAGGGCCTTCAGATCGAGCCTGGGGACACAGTAGCCATCATTGATGGACGGCAGGAACTTAAACTGATCAAGGGTCAGAATCAGCGTACCTTCGATATCGGAATCTTTCCGAGGAGTCTGCTGGAGCAGCGGAAAGTGGGCGCCGTCCATGATGCGGCCATGAGGAACAGCATGGGCAATGCGTCATCCTCTTCGCCCTTTGGATTCTGTTGGGGCGGAGCAGCGGCCATGGCCAATGGAGATGCCAGGCAATCGAAGGGTGGACCGGCCTTCCCCCAAAACCATGCCAAGGAGCGAAAGTCCACGTCCAGCAAGCAGTTCGCCTACAACAAGCTGGTGAACGAAGCGGCggctgccggtcttcagcggAGGAACGCGGTGAAGCACAAGGGTGCCCTTGTGGGTCCGCAACGGCCACCGCCTCCCCAGTTCCAGCAGGAGGGATTACTCATCGACATTTCCCCGTCCGGTGGGATGATGTCGGGAGCGGGAGACAGCTCCTCACTGCAGGCGGATAGCTCGTTTTGCATTCTGGATGCTCCCATTGATGTGCCCACTTTCGACGAAAACGAAAGACCCAGAGAACGTTGTGCTTCACCCACATACTTCAATGAGCAACCCCACTTCGAGCTGGACATGAACAACAGGGCACCCACTTCCCCGGGCCGAATGCAGCCGCCACCTTACCAGATGCCTCCCACTTACTCCAACACGATGGAGTTCGCCCAGAAGCGAGACCTGAATCAACAGCTATCTACCCCGGTCAGGGAAATGGATCCCTTCGATACCAGCAACGTGGACACGGGAGTAGCCCTTTACTCCAACTCGAACTACCAATCCCTGGAGACAGCTCCTCCTGCCCAGGCAGCGCCCATTTACAGTAGTCCTTCCGTACGAAAGAGTCTCTTTGGGGGATCCAACGCGAACAAGGAGAACATACCTGCCCTCGAGTCAGCAGCCATGCAGCTTAATTTGAGTAACCAGCCAGTCCAGCCCGTGGAACCTTCTGCTGCTCCTTCCGAAAGCGTGCTGCTGGACAAGTCCTTCATTGCCGAGCTAGAGAAGGACATGTACAGCAATGGCCAGACCCGGGCGCAGGAGGAGTACCAGCGCAACTCCACCCAGATGTATTCCAGCAAGGACATGGTCTACAAGCAGAATCTGACGCCCCTGAAGAATGGAGTTCCCTCGAATCATTCCAGTCCCTCCTCAACCGTGTCGCCCAAACAAAACAATGTCgaggcggcagcagcagccggcTCTACCCAGAGCGTGGTGAATCGAATATGGTACGAGCAGGTGGCCACATCCTCGGAGTACTATGCCCAGCCGCCCAGGGAGCAGCCGGAAGAGCAGATCTACCAGAATAACCAGCATGTCTCGATGCAGCCGGAGGCCAATCACTCGTTTGTGGCCATTTCCAACCGGGTAGTGGCGCCCAAGAACAACACCTACGCCTCGTCAGGCTCCCTCTACGATGCAGTGGCGGCTAGCACGGCAGGATCCACCTACTACGGCCAGGTGCCGAACGGTAGCGGGGCTGCTCTCTACGACGAAGTGACCACAGATGATTACCTGAGGCCCCATCGACCTGCTCCTCTGGCTCCTCCTCCGCTATCCGCCCAGCAAATCCAGAGACGAATGGAGAAGATGCGtctgcagcaacagcagcaactggAGGGAGCCCACCAGCTTTACGCGCCGGTGCCCTCGGATTTCGGTCGCGAGCAGGAAAAGCTGCAGCAACTGATGCAGGAACTGGGCAGCACGGCGGTGGAGCAGGATGTGCGCAACGCCCTGCGAGCGGCCAGCGGAGATGTGGGTCTGGCCACGAGGCACTACAAGATCGACCAGCTGGCGCGATTGGGCGTGGCAGCTCGCCCCCAGTGTGAACAGGCCCTGCAGCAGAGCAACTGGAGTCTGGAGGTGGCCGCGGAAATGCTCCTGGCGGGTTAA